Part of the Rosettibacter firmus genome, AGGTTTGGTAATTCTTCTATAATTTACAAACAATCTTAGAAAAAAAATAATTCCATTTCAAGTTTTTAATTATTCTCTCTATTATCAAGAACAATGACAAATTCACCTTTTAAATTTTCTTTTTCAATTACTTTAAATATTTCTGAAACTTTACCTCTGAAAATTTTTTCTGTTGGAAGTGTTAAATCAAAAGCTAATGCAATTTGAGTATTATCACCAAAAATATTTTTAATATCAGATAATATTGATTTCAGGCGATAAGGAGTTTCCATCAATACAATTAGTTCTTTAATAGATTTTAGTTTGGTTAATTCCTTCTTGCGTAATTCTTTTTTAGGAGAAATCCAGCCAGCATAATAAAATTTATCTAATTTAAAACCTGAAGCAATTAAAGCAGGCAGTAATGAATTTGCCCCTGGGATTGGTATAATTTCTATATTTGAATTAATACATAATTGAACTAATAGATGTCCAGGATCTGAAAAAAGTGGTGTACCACAATCAGAAATTAATGCTGCAGATTTACCATCTTTAATTTTTTGAAATAACTCAAATGATGCTTCTTTTTCGTTGTGTTCGTTAAGAGAGAAAAGTTCTTTTTCTATTTTATAATGAGATAATAATCTGCGTGCATCTTTAAATTCTTCACAGATTATAAAGTCAACTTCGTTTAATATTTTTAATGCACGGAGTGTAATATCATCATAATTACCAATAGGTGTTGAAACTACATATAGTTTTGATGCCATAAATTCCTCTGCATTAAATGCAGAGTTTATTCATTTAAAAATGTATTTATTCTTTGAGATAATTCTGAAAGAGATACAAGTACCTTTTCGCCAGTCTTTCGAATTTTTATTTCAACATTACCATTTTTCAAATTTTTCTCGCCAACAATTATTTGTAAAGGCATTCCAAGTAAATCTGCATCATTAAATTTAAAACCAGCACTCACATCTGTTCTGTCATCATAGATTATTTCAAATCCATCTTTTTGTAGATTAGTGTATAGTGATTCGCAAGTATCTCTAATTTCAGGATTTTTCATATTCAATCCAATTAAGTGAATATCAAAAGGTGCAAGAGGTTTTTTCCAGATAATTCCCTTATCATCGTAATTCTGTTCTATAAAGCATGCTAAAATTCTTTCGACACCTATACCATAGCTGCCCATTACAACTGGATGCTCTTTCCCATTTTCATCGAGATAATTTACTCCAAGTGCTTCTGAATATTTAGTACCAAGTTTAAAAATATGACCGAGTTCAATAGCTCTAAACACTTCTAAATTCGAGTTACAACGAATACATTTTTCTCCATTTTCTACTATTCTTAAATCAAAATATTCTATGTTTGGTACATCGCGAACTAAATCAATTCCACCAATGTGATAATCATTTTTGTTTGCACCACTATAAAGATTATTTGCATCTTTTAATAAATTATCTGCAATTATTCTGTGTTTAAATCCAATAGGACCAATTGATCCTGCATCGGCACCTGAAATTTCTTTAAGTTCATCTGGATGAGCTGGTCGTACATTTCCACCTAAAACTGTTTGAAGTTTAGTTTCATTAACTTCATCGTTACCAAGCATTAAAACTAAAACTGGTTTGCCATCATGTATGTAAATTCTCGATTTTGCAGTTTCATGTTCATCAATGTTCAGGAAAGCACATAATTCATCTATTGATTTTACATTAGGGGTATAAATTTCATAAAGTTCTTTGCTTTCACTATGTCTTTTTGCTGGAGTTGAAATAGATTGTGCAACTTCTACATTAGCAGCGTAACCACATTTTTCGCAGTAAGCGACCGTATCTTCGCCAGCCTCACTTTTAACCATAAATTCTTCTGATTTACTACCGCCCATTGCACCACTTGATGCACCAACTACAAAAAATTTTAAGCCACATCGTTCAAATATTTTTCTATATGCTTTGTCGTGTAATTCATAAGATTTATCCAGATCTTCAAAAGATCTATCCAGTGAATATGAATCTTTCATTATAAATTGACGACCTCTTATAACACCACTTTTAGGACGGGGTTCATTTCTGAATTTAGTTTGTATTTGATACCAGATTTGTGGTAAATCTTTATAAGATGTAATTCCACCTTTTGCATGCCAGGCAACAATTTCTTCGTGAGTAGGTGCAAGAACATAATCACGATTCTTAACATGAAACATTATATCACCAAATGCTTCTACTCTTCCAGTCTGTTCCCATATTTCTTTTGGATTAAGAGCAGGATAATGAAATTCCTGACCACCAATTGCATTCATTTCTTCGCGAATTATATCCATAATTTTTCTAAGTACTTTATAACCAATAGGTAACCATGTATAAATTCCAGCTGAAAGTTGACGTACCAATCCTGCACGTATCATTAAAATATGACTTGGAATTACAGCTTCTGCTGGTGTTTCTTTTAATGTTGGAATGAATGATTTACTAAATCTCATCTTTCTGTTATATTTTATTGGAAATTTAAATACAAAGATAAAGAATGTAATGGGTAATTAAAATATTGGTGTTTATTTTCTTTTTAATATAAAAAAGTTATAAAGAAGTGGAAAGTATTCCAATGCTTGATTGAACTGATGGTAGTGATTATTCATATTGTAATGAAATATTTCAATTAATCTATTAATTGTGATTTATCCATTACTAAAATTATTTGTGTATACTATTGAATTGAGATAAGTAATTTATTAAAAGCAGTAAGTTAAATACGAATAAGCTTTAACACATATTTTGTAAATATGTATCATCTAAATAGGAAGACAACAAAATAATTTATCCTCATAATTTTTAAATAAAATGTTAAGTAGATGATAACTTTTTGTTTAGAAATAAATTATTTCTCTAATCCGTTTAATTCAAATACAATAATTGAGTTTGAACTCGCAGTTATTTCTAATGTTAAACTTGAGTTATATGATGTATTGGGGAGAAAGTTAAGAACAATTATTTCAAATGAACTTCAAGCTGGAAGACACCAGTTTAGATTTGATGCTGCTGATTTACCAAGTGGAATTTACTTTTATGTTTTATCAACTAATAAATTTATTGAATCAAAAAAGATGATGCTAATTAAATAGTACCAAATAGTTCACAAATCGAAGCGAATCCATTAAACATTGAGGCATATTAAAAAGTCATTAATGTTTATTGAAGAAAAAAATGTTTTTGAATATAGTTAATAAAACAAGTTGATAATTATTAAATAACTATCGACATAATTTTTAAGTGCTGCTTGTAATTATAAGCAATAGTTTTTATTAAAAAACAGTGAAATTGAAACTCTCAACAAAAGATAATCTAAGGATTAAAGTTACTGTTAATGAGTCAAAAAGAAATCAATGATGTATCAATTCTAAAGCAAGTTAAATAGAAAGAAATTTACAGTTAAAGCTTCAAGGACAAATGTATTTCAGAGATATAGACCATTAAATAGGTTCATAATTGCTGGTTTAGTGTATTGTTTCCTTAATTCAATAAGTTATTTAAAAGAAAAATCAATTAAAGTACTAATTGGTATAAGTATAATGGAAGTAGCTTTTACAAAAAAAATTGAAGAACTCCAGTGTGGATTTTTCTTAATTCAATTGTGATGAAATAATATTCATAGACATTATATAGAGTATATATAGAGACGATAAAATTTGATTTAGTAAGATTATCAATTTTATCAAAATTTATATCTGATACGTTTGTAAAAAATTAATCCCTTTTCATTAAATCTCGCCTAATTTATGATTTTAGTTTTAATTTGTCATTGCTGAAGATTCTATATTTCATTCTTAATTAACTGAACCAATTAAAATATCTCGTTTAATTATTCAGTCCTATCTTATAAATTGCCCATCAAAAGTAATGAATTTAATTACTCATAATGGAATTACATTGACTAATTTAGCTTATGACTGCATAGTTGATGCGTTCAGAAAAAATAAAGGTCATAAATTTTGTTCAATAAAGAAATTTTAAACTCATTAAAAAATGATATTACTTTAAATGAACCAATAACCTTTTTTTATCTTACAAAAATTTTCTAATAAAAATGCTAATGCCCAGTTATCGAAATTGTATGATCAAACTAACACAATTGGAGCTAAAATTTTGAGAAATATCAAAGATACAATTAATAATTCTAATCAATTATTTATTTCAAAAGATTTGAAAGGATTAAAGATTGAGGAAAAGAACTATTAAAGGGAGATTAACAAACCTGATTATCCCATCGAACAATATGAAAGTGATGAAGATTCTTTACTTTCAAAAATTGATAGTGATAGTTCTGAAGAATATGAAATTCAAGACATTAAATAGAAGGTAGAACATTTTACTAAAGAAAAAATTATAATCAGTTATTTTCTAAAAGGTACTCAAACAAAATAGTAGATGAATCAGTTTTTTCCCATAAGGATATTATTACCGATTGGTGTGCTGGCATTACGTCAAATAATTTTATTTATGAGTACTTAAAAAAGTACTTTAATATCAGCATAATTATCGAACACAAGTTGAATATCTTGTCAAATTTACACAAGGTAAATTAGCAAACTGTAATTTAAATGAAATATAGTTTTCTGAATCATTTAATAAAATGTGTTAATTATAAAGGATTTTTCTTTGATGATGCATATTAATGATGGTGACTTAGAGATATATTTTCTCAATAGCCCTGAACTATCTAATGAAAAAATTGATTTTTATTCAGACACATATTTCTAAGTGTTATGTTTGTTATGAAAATTATAAAAAATGAATGAGTATTATTATATATCCAAACTAATATTAATTCTTTAGAAAGCTAAGACGAAACTTTAGTAAGTAAAATGCTTAACTCTAAATTTCTGCTTGAAAAAAATAAATTATTGAATGAACATAACAGAGTTGTTAAAGTGTTTGAGGGAGAGTGTAAAATTTTTGAGGTAAGAAAGAATTCATTGGTAAGTAAATTAATAGAATTAATAAGAACTTATCATTATCAATTTGCAGGTTTAGTGACTTTTATGGTTATAATTATCGTGCTTTTTATTATCATCAAAAAGCCAGATATAAAATATATTGATCCAACATTGGTTGTTATTAAAAACAATGTACTTTATGCTTACAACGGGATGGAAGATTTAATTTGGAAAAAAGTTGTACCTGGTATATGTGATTATGCAACATATAAACCTTATGATATCCAGAAACAATTTACACTCATAAGAGAATTATTGCTAAATGATTTAGATAACAAAGGTATAAATGAACTATTATTAACTGGTAATTATACCAGGATAAGATTTTACTTCAGATACACTTTACTGTTATAGTCCAGATGTAAAAATAAAATCAAGTATAGTTGTGCTACATTCAAAAGTCTAAATACACAAGGATGGAAAAATTCTTCGTGATATATATCCAATTTTTTTATTAAATATATATCCAAAATAGAAAAGACTTTATAATAGTAAGCACAATGGATGTCTCGGAAAAATTATTTGAATCAGATTTCAAAACCAGTGTAGTTAAACAAGAATTTTATAATTCAGAAGACATTTTTACTGTAAAGTTTTTGATATAGATAAGTTATGAAGAATTAATAGGTGGAATTGATAATGCTTTCAGTAGTGCTTTTGTTACAGAGTATGAACCAGAAAAAGTGAGTGGTTTAAGTACTTCAAAGGATATTTATTATTCCTGATACTTTATAAAAAAATTCCGCATTAAAGTATATTATTGTACTTACTTCAAGTCATAATAAAGTTGTGGGTAAGGCTGATTATAATAAGGTTGAAGATTTTTTTATTTCAAAAGAAGAAAAAAACATAACAGCTTATATTTAGGAAACTCCAGGTGATGGTTTTGATGATGATACTATTATCTTGTACAATTTTGATTTGCGACAGAATATTCGTGGGCAGTAGGGAGATAATTTTATAGCAAATTACAATCGCTTATTAACTGAATGCAAAGTTAAAGAACCACTCGATAGTAATTATACAAAAAACTTGATCTTAGGGTAAGACATCTTAAATAGATTACCTATAAGGTTTATAAAAAATTATTTATGTTCATTAAATTAAAAATAATAACAAACTCTCTTTCTAAAATTTCTTTTATAAATTCAATTCATTAAAGGTAAGTAAAATAGTTGTATAAGGATTTGTTTAGA contains:
- the rsmI gene encoding 16S rRNA (cytidine(1402)-2'-O)-methyltransferase — translated: MASKLYVVSTPIGNYDDITLRALKILNEVDFIICEEFKDARRLLSHYKIEKELFSLNEHNEKEASFELFQKIKDGKSAALISDCGTPLFSDPGHLLVQLCINSNIEIIPIPGANSLLPALIASGFKLDKFYYAGWISPKKELRKKELTKLKSIKELIVLMETPYRLKSILSDIKNIFGDNTQIALAFDLTLPTEKIFRGKVSEIFKVIEKENLKGEFVIVLDNRENN
- a CDS encoding proline--tRNA ligase, whose product is MRFSKSFIPTLKETPAEAVIPSHILMIRAGLVRQLSAGIYTWLPIGYKVLRKIMDIIREEMNAIGGQEFHYPALNPKEIWEQTGRVEAFGDIMFHVKNRDYVLAPTHEEIVAWHAKGGITSYKDLPQIWYQIQTKFRNEPRPKSGVIRGRQFIMKDSYSLDRSFEDLDKSYELHDKAYRKIFERCGLKFFVVGASSGAMGGSKSEEFMVKSEAGEDTVAYCEKCGYAANVEVAQSISTPAKRHSESKELYEIYTPNVKSIDELCAFLNIDEHETAKSRIYIHDGKPVLVLMLGNDEVNETKLQTVLGGNVRPAHPDELKEISGADAGSIGPIGFKHRIIADNLLKDANNLYSGANKNDYHIGGIDLVRDVPNIEYFDLRIVENGEKCIRCNSNLEVFRAIELGHIFKLGTKYSEALGVNYLDENGKEHPVVMGSYGIGVERILACFIEQNYDDKGIIWKKPLAPFDIHLIGLNMKNPEIRDTCESLYTNLQKDGFEIIYDDRTDVSAGFKFNDADLLGMPLQIIVGEKNLKNGNVEIKIRKTGEKVLVSLSELSQRINTFLNE
- a CDS encoding T9SS type A sorting domain-containing protein, which gives rise to MITFCLEINYFSNPFNSNTIIEFELAVISNVKLELYDVLGRKLRTIISNELQAGRHQFRFDAADLPSGIYFYVLSTNKFIESKKMMLIK